A genome region from Hoplias malabaricus isolate fHopMal1 chromosome 8, fHopMal1.hap1, whole genome shotgun sequence includes the following:
- the LOC136705981 gene encoding uncharacterized protein encodes MDRILLLLVLPSLLLANGSATANLTGNITENSFSPNGSAQFDILYTTKTTTGPIIITHPPVLYRVLVKWKKSNPCEGELYISVRFTELHPVCHETLIHKMKLGPELCEERRCKFGTFKPGNMIDGYNMSHISLPVKRCRIASIVCKPVAMINNELLAYKTIMSLLLVLVLAALLFRYSRPIYNVVRKRFSKQQENRWIGPTQSQSVSYHRGQLKNDNAKRHSYPGLERLSVNPSREPSSNRNSDYDSYGYS; translated from the exons ATGGACCGTATTCTGCTGCTGTTGGTCCTGCCCAGTCTGCTACTCGCTAATG GCTCAGCCACAGCAAATTTAACTGGAAATATAACTGAAAACTCCTTCAGCCCCAATGGATCAGCCCAATTTGACATTTTGTATACCACCAAAACCACCACTGGACCCATCATCATCACGCACCCCCCTGTACTCTATAGAGTGTTGGTGAAGTGGAAGAAAAGTAATCCATGTGAGGGCGAGCTCTACATCTCAGTCCGCTTCACAGAGTTACATCCCGTATGTCACGAAACTCTTATCCACAAAATGAAACTTGGCCCTGAGCTGTGTGAGGAGCGGAGATGTAAATTCGGCACATTTAAGCCTGGCAACATGATAGATGGTTATAACATGTCTCATATCAGTCTACCTGTGAAGCGCTGCCGTATAGCATCCATCGTGTGTAAGCCTGTGG CAATGATTAACAATGAACTCTTGGCCTATAAAACCATCATGAGCTTGTTGTTGGTGCTTGTCCTAGCTGCTCTTCTCTTTCGATATTCAAGGCCGATATACAACGTTGTCCGCAAGAGAT tttcaAAGCAGCAGGAGAATCGCTGGATTGGCCCAACACAAAGTCAGAGTG TGTCCTATCACAGAGGCCAGCTAAAGAATGACAATGCAAAGAGACACTCCTACCCTG GTTTGGAGCGTCTTTCCGTGAACCCCAGCAGAGAGCCTTCGTCCAACAGGAACAGTGACTATGACTCTTACGGCTACAGCTAA
- the vps37c gene encoding vacuolar protein sorting-associated protein 37C, with translation MEKLQDLSQSELQDLLDNSERVESMALESDEIQNIQLEREMALASNRSLAEQNLDMKPRLEQERQCLVEKYAQLEEMRERYKQHCAIRDGIMGQVSPEGLFSRLQVEGASTEEESEALADEFLEGSLSLDSFLERFHSLRSLAHKRRVCIEKLQEILRQKSQGAGDSAMTSQSCSNPDAGSLSPWQQQQPQQQPQQKPSVSTNPPNSALPYSPYPVAPPSHPTSASAAGPSNPSTAFQPYPNQGTAFTPSTGYPAPRPAFGPSACPYPSQPTFPAAQGPPFGQFGPANAPYPNPYPYGGYSYPMGPHVAPSQSPTNRPLYRPGFGVPQPYS, from the exons ATGGAGAAGCTTCAGGATCTCAGCCAATCCGAGTTACAGGATTTGCTGGATAACTCGGAGCGGGTGGAGTCGATGGCACTGGAGTCTGATGAG ATCCAGAATATTCAGCTGGAAAGGGAAATGGCCCTGGCTTCTAACCGCAGTCTGGCCGAGCAGAATCTCGACATGAAACCCCGGCTAGAACAAGAGAGGCAGTGCCTGGTGGAGAAATATGCTCAACTGGAGGAAATGAGGGAGAGGTACAAACAACATTGCGCCATCAGAG ATGGCATTATGGGACAGGTGTCACCTGAGGGGTTATTTTCTCGTCTGCAGGTAGAGGGCGCCAGTACAGAGGAAGAGTCAGAG GCTTTAGCTGATGAGTTTCTGGAAGGTTCCTTGTCACTTGACTCCTTCCTTGAGCGCTTCCACTCTCTTCGCTCTCTCGCCCACAAAAGACGGGTGTGCATTGAGAAGCTGCAGGAGATCCTCCGCCAGAAAAGCCAGGGAGCTGGAGACTCTGCCATGACATCACAGTCGTGCTCCAATCCAGACGCTGGATCACTATCACCGTGGCAACAGCAGCAACCCCAGCAACAGCCGCAACAGAAACCCAGTGTGTCCACCAACCCCCCCAACTCTGCCCTGCCTTACTCCCCATACCCTGTTGCTCCTCCTAGTCATCCCACTTCTGCATCAGCAGCTGGCCCCTCCAACCCCTCTACTGCGTTTCAGCCGTACCCCAACCAGGGCACTGCCTTTACTCCATCCACAGGCTACCCTGCACCTCGGCCTGCCTTTGGCCCTTCTGCATGCCCATACCCCAGTCAGCCTACTTTCCCTGCTGCTCAGGGTCCACCTTTTGGGCAGTTTGGTCCTGCTAATGCTCCATACCCAAATCCATATCCTTATGGGGGTTATAGTTACCCCATGGGTCCCCATGTGGCCCCTTCCCAATCACCTACAAATAGGCCGCTTTACAGGCCAGGGTTTGGGGTACCACAGCCATACTCCTGA
- the si:dkey-9i23.16 gene encoding uncharacterized protein si:dkey-9i23.16, producing the protein MTPATHSESSDISPPRLHRPFRFYDPEAVAIIGILFGLLQVLLGIPAYYLSVNTRVLYLFPIFAGTVHVLGGSFGMLCERSPSRQWLKNCLYCTLGGLLAGLSAIGVYIYALQTNPSYEPCEADSHMLISSSECAQYAFAEFFKHYIALLSVYGTVALMLQGFLSFSALKGLKKTN; encoded by the exons ATGACGCCTGCCACTCATTCAGAGTCTTCAGATATTAGCCCCCCAAGACTTCACCGGCCTTTCAGATTCTATGATCCTGAGGCTGTGGCG ATTATTGGAATATTATTTGGGCTGTTGCAAGTGCTTCTTGGAATTCCAGCTTACTATTTGAGTGTCAACACACGTGTGCTGTATTTGTTCCCCATCTTTGCTGGAACAGTG CATGTGCTCGGAGGATCGTTTGGGATGCTTTGTGAAAGATCTCCCAGCAGGCAGTGG CTGAAAAACTGCTTGTACTGTACACTTGGTGGTCTGCTGGCAGGGCTGAGTGCAATTGGAGTTTACATCTATGCGCTCCAAACAAATCCATCTTATGAGCCCTGTGAGGCAGATAGCCATATGTTGATTTCATCATCCGAATGTGCACAATATGCATTTGCT GAATTCTTCAAGCATTATATAGCACTGCTTTCAGTGTATGGCACCGTGGCTCTCATGCTTCAAGGCTTCCTTTCATTTTCAGCTTTGAAAggtctgaaaaaaacaaactga